The Niastella koreensis GR20-10 genome includes a window with the following:
- a CDS encoding metallophosphoesterase, whose product MTKLALVISIQTLAITQAIAQTTPIKNAADSLVVTLPAGKQYVASPGKMFWWGRHYRREWATEVRFPVLNLDTAKGGLTPQKVGGGHQTKTLRLIAGDGKEYVLRTIDKSLDVLIPDEFKGTFINDIVNDQISTAHPYGPVAIAKLADYLHIMHTNPVILYVPDQDRLGEFNPIFANKLCLLEERPSGKGWDHTALSENADDIDNSEKLFEKVYKSNKNQVDQKTFLKIRLFDMLINDWDRHEDQWVWCAHEDSSGTRYEAFGRDRDQAFSKTDGVSLWMISRPWVLPAIQGMHSRVKNIIGQNLSARNLDRQFLNQLTKEDWEQMISTVQQGLPDSAIRAGVNTMPAEVNAISGNFLITRLKQRRDNLPGYGMKYYRHLSKHVTIAGSEKNETFVFSKIDYRHVAVTGINTKNDTFYYRVFDHAATKQINVYGLEGDDRFVFTGDGKNKFLIRTIGGKGVDSFITEGSGGGRRVRVYDSKDNYFSNHRFAVNHSSDSLFQYKRNSVKNDWYVPLIIPGYNPDDQVILGLGLLYKRQQWGKTPFGWQQSFVVNYAFGTGALGFAYKGLFKQTFGKWDLNLAAAYRGPRYILNYYGLGNNTELVMDEKSFYRTKARNWYGSPGVSRDWANSSLRFGLQFETMQVVPTEGKFVSGPDPELDSAVFTTKYFGGVNGSWQYSSRNSIKFPTKGIGLETGFSYYNNLQQTEKRLLKLTGAVSLYCTFFNRLTFAHRSGAATNLGDYEFYQANTLGNSENLRGYWRTRFAGRSSVYQNTELRYNLANLRGYVFRGKIGLIGFFDDGRVWIKGENSNTIHTGYGGGLYYLPYNMMSFTAYYATSKEVSYVTLRAGFFF is encoded by the coding sequence ATGACCAAACTGGCCCTCGTAATTAGTATCCAAACCCTTGCTATTACGCAGGCGATCGCTCAAACCACACCCATAAAGAATGCTGCTGATTCATTAGTGGTAACCTTACCAGCTGGCAAACAATACGTTGCTTCGCCCGGTAAAATGTTCTGGTGGGGCAGGCATTACCGGCGCGAGTGGGCTACAGAAGTACGCTTTCCGGTATTAAATCTCGATACTGCCAAAGGCGGATTGACACCACAAAAAGTAGGAGGGGGGCATCAAACCAAAACGCTTCGGTTAATAGCGGGGGATGGAAAGGAGTATGTGCTGCGTACCATCGATAAAAGCCTGGATGTACTGATCCCCGACGAGTTTAAAGGCACTTTCATAAATGATATAGTAAATGATCAGATCAGTACAGCGCATCCTTATGGCCCGGTGGCTATTGCCAAACTGGCTGACTATTTACACATCATGCATACCAATCCCGTTATTCTGTATGTACCTGATCAGGACCGGTTGGGTGAGTTCAATCCCATTTTTGCCAATAAACTATGTTTGCTCGAAGAACGGCCTTCCGGCAAAGGCTGGGACCATACTGCATTAAGTGAAAATGCCGATGACATCGATAACTCCGAAAAATTATTTGAGAAAGTATATAAGAGCAATAAGAACCAGGTTGATCAAAAAACGTTTCTAAAGATCCGCCTGTTCGATATGCTCATCAACGACTGGGACCGCCATGAAGACCAGTGGGTATGGTGCGCCCATGAAGACAGCAGCGGTACGCGGTATGAAGCATTTGGCCGCGACCGCGATCAGGCGTTTTCAAAAACCGATGGCGTTTCGCTTTGGATGATCTCCAGACCCTGGGTCTTACCCGCCATACAAGGCATGCACTCCCGGGTAAAGAATATCATTGGACAAAACCTTTCGGCCCGCAACCTCGACCGGCAGTTCCTGAACCAGTTAACAAAAGAAGACTGGGAACAAATGATCAGCACGGTTCAACAAGGTTTGCCCGATTCGGCTATTCGCGCCGGTGTTAATACCATGCCTGCTGAAGTGAATGCCATCTCCGGAAATTTTTTGATAACAAGATTAAAGCAGCGTAGAGATAACCTGCCTGGTTATGGAATGAAATACTACCGGCACCTGAGTAAACATGTTACTATTGCCGGTTCCGAAAAAAATGAAACGTTTGTTTTTTCAAAGATCGATTACCGGCATGTAGCGGTGACTGGTATCAATACAAAGAATGATACGTTTTACTATAGGGTGTTTGATCATGCAGCTACCAAACAGATCAATGTATACGGGTTGGAAGGGGATGACCGGTTTGTTTTTACCGGCGATGGAAAAAATAAATTCCTGATCCGCACCATTGGTGGTAAAGGAGTAGACAGCTTTATAACTGAAGGCAGCGGTGGCGGAAGAAGGGTGCGTGTATATGATAGTAAAGACAATTATTTTTCCAATCACCGGTTTGCGGTCAACCACAGTTCAGACAGTCTTTTTCAATACAAACGTAATTCAGTAAAAAATGACTGGTATGTTCCATTGATAATTCCCGGTTATAACCCGGATGACCAGGTTATTTTAGGGCTGGGGTTGTTGTATAAAAGACAACAATGGGGAAAGACACCATTTGGCTGGCAGCAAAGCTTTGTTGTGAATTATGCATTTGGTACCGGCGCGCTTGGTTTTGCCTATAAAGGACTGTTTAAACAAACCTTTGGCAAGTGGGACCTAAACCTGGCAGCGGCTTACCGGGGGCCAAGGTATATTCTTAATTATTATGGGTTGGGAAACAATACCGAACTGGTGATGGATGAAAAATCGTTCTATCGTACCAAAGCAAGGAACTGGTATGGCAGTCCGGGTGTAAGCAGGGATTGGGCCAATAGTAGTTTACGTTTTGGCTTGCAGTTTGAGACCATGCAGGTGGTGCCTACGGAAGGTAAGTTTGTGTCGGGTCCTGATCCTGAACTGGATTCAGCCGTGTTTACTACCAAATATTTTGGCGGTGTGAATGGTTCCTGGCAATACTCCTCCCGTAATTCAATAAAGTTCCCAACCAAAGGTATTGGGCTTGAAACCGGGTTCTCATACTATAACAACCTGCAACAAACAGAAAAACGTTTATTAAAATTAACCGGCGCCGTTAGTTTGTATTGTACGTTCTTTAACCGGTTAACTTTTGCCCATCGCAGCGGCGCTGCCACCAACCTTGGCGATTACGAATTTTACCAGGCCAATACCCTGGGTAACTCTGAAAATTTAAGAGGGTACTGGCGCACCCGTTTTGCAGGCCGCAGCAGCGTTTACCAGAATACGGAATTGCGGTACAACCTTGCTAATTTAAGAGGGTACGTATTCCGCGGAAAA
- a CDS encoding S41 family peptidase, giving the protein MITRFNNCIYKINHPAFRGGLIVLLLAFVLGSCRKNVEKERITSYYGRSYTEIFEAFWNGMNSNYLFWDIEKVNWDDMYKTYKPRFEYLDNDKSSAGNAQKAAQYLVDMTKDLSDSHLSLTFNGMTNFVVGGYALENQQTFMPASVRHQFRGDRIAIPRNTFDVVIPKYYLNKAEFGTDGGSFAINLGVIPRNNKNILYLEFSNFELGDLYSGANSTSRPVKPVLDDFFRYTKDPSIDGLIIDLRANTGGSVPDMDFLLGRLVTSPVQVNNTRTRNGDNRLDYGPWIKGYIHPQPGSVDFTKKPIVVLVDGNSVSMSEMTSMAIKAIFPKAKLVGEQTWGGTGQIPSTDQKYLGGRFTAANFVQVYCAGVELRDVNMICYENKGIMPDVPIAYDTTAIKSNIDVMLDKGLEVVTNQ; this is encoded by the coding sequence ATGATTACGCGTTTTAATAATTGTATATATAAAATAAATCACCCGGCTTTCCGGGGCGGATTGATTGTATTGTTGCTGGCTTTTGTGTTGGGCAGCTGCAGAAAGAATGTTGAAAAGGAGCGGATAACCTCTTATTATGGAAGGTCCTATACAGAGATCTTTGAAGCTTTCTGGAATGGAATGAATTCCAACTATCTTTTCTGGGATATAGAAAAAGTGAACTGGGATGATATGTATAAAACCTATAAGCCCCGGTTTGAATATCTTGACAATGATAAAAGCAGTGCCGGAAATGCCCAGAAGGCAGCCCAATACCTGGTTGACATGACCAAGGACCTTTCAGATTCGCATTTGAGCCTGACCTTTAATGGAATGACTAACTTTGTAGTGGGTGGGTATGCGCTTGAAAATCAACAAACTTTTATGCCTGCAAGCGTACGGCATCAGTTTAGAGGAGATAGAATTGCCATACCCAGGAATACATTTGATGTAGTTATACCTAAATACTATCTCAATAAAGCCGAATTCGGGACCGATGGCGGTTCTTTCGCTATTAACCTGGGTGTTATTCCCCGTAACAATAAGAACATCCTGTACCTGGAGTTTTCTAATTTTGAACTGGGGGATCTCTATTCCGGAGCCAATTCCACGTCAAGGCCTGTAAAACCGGTGCTGGATGATTTCTTCCGCTACACAAAAGATCCTTCCATTGATGGGTTGATCATTGATTTGCGTGCCAATACGGGAGGCAGCGTTCCTGATATGGATTTCCTGTTGGGCCGCCTTGTTACCTCGCCTGTGCAGGTTAATAATACCCGTACCCGCAATGGAGATAACCGCCTGGATTATGGCCCCTGGATAAAAGGGTATATTCACCCCCAGCCAGGTAGTGTAGACTTTACGAAAAAACCAATTGTTGTATTGGTAGATGGCAACTCAGTGAGTATGTCGGAGATGACCTCTATGGCCATAAAAGCCATTTTCCCCAAGGCAAAACTGGTAGGCGAACAAACCTGGGGCGGCACCGGGCAGATACCATCAACCGACCAGAAATACCTGGGTGGCCGGTTTACGGCTGCAAACTTTGTACAGGTATACTGCGCAGGGGTGGAGTTAAGGGATGTTAACATGATCTGTTATGAAAATAAAGGCATCATGCCCGACGTTCCAATAGCCTATGATACCACTGCTATCAAAAGTAATATTGACGTAATGTTAGATAAAGGATTGGAAGTAGTTACCAATCAATAA
- a CDS encoding RCC1 domain-containing protein, whose amino-acid sequence MLRIANSLQLLSLAAGLFFTGAMAGCNKDPEYTPVVTTSEVVYDFWLEKTASNPNLNRPYRGMILGDTAIRLMVDYGTDITALEPTIIAYTDSIEPTGKQNFTNPVKYTIKANGKTATYTVRISVNPVQSPVVTAIAGGFSHILALKNDGTLWACGSNDNGELGLGDYSSRNKLTQVPIYDVAKIYTGDAATVIKLKDGTAWGSGNGYGQLGVGNKNATVTFIRSPFMDDAVQVAITSYEVFVLKPDGTVWGSGRNYNYQLAQGDNDLRATFVKVPISNVKQLSGNGTSIVVQKTNGEVWGWGDNYNGELGLGDRTKRKTPVLLPTPGVGIAKIFAGGASTFLIDNNGKIWGSGANVRGQLGIADLNNRDTFSRVTFFDSKTIDAVIPHSGAASFKESNGTVWNVGDNFYGLIGKGTTATIADSIPVKLNGFTAATVTGSGGTAYALKGDGTLWAWGRNTSGTLGTALDTTYMASPIQIK is encoded by the coding sequence ATGTTAAGAATAGCAAATAGTTTACAGTTGCTTTCTCTTGCTGCCGGTCTGTTTTTTACAGGGGCGATGGCAGGATGTAACAAAGACCCTGAGTATACGCCTGTTGTTACTACCAGCGAAGTGGTTTATGATTTTTGGCTGGAGAAAACAGCCAGCAATCCTAATCTGAACAGACCCTACCGGGGGATGATCCTGGGCGATACGGCTATCCGGTTGATGGTTGATTATGGTACAGATATTACCGCCCTGGAACCCACTATCATTGCTTATACAGATAGTATTGAACCAACCGGTAAACAGAATTTTACCAACCCGGTGAAGTATACCATAAAGGCTAATGGCAAAACCGCCACTTATACTGTACGCATTTCGGTGAACCCCGTTCAGTCGCCTGTAGTAACAGCCATTGCAGGCGGTTTCAGTCATATTCTGGCACTGAAGAATGATGGCACTTTATGGGCTTGTGGCAGCAATGATAATGGCGAGCTGGGTTTGGGCGATTACAGCAGCCGTAACAAATTAACGCAGGTACCCATCTACGATGTGGCAAAGATCTATACCGGCGACGCTGCCACTGTAATTAAACTGAAAGACGGCACAGCCTGGGGTTCAGGAAACGGGTATGGCCAGCTGGGCGTGGGAAATAAAAATGCTACTGTAACTTTTATTCGCTCCCCTTTCATGGATGATGCGGTGCAGGTAGCCATCACAAGCTATGAGGTTTTTGTTTTGAAACCAGATGGCACTGTTTGGGGTTCAGGCAGAAATTATAACTACCAGTTGGCGCAGGGCGATAATGACCTGCGGGCTACGTTTGTTAAGGTGCCCATCAGCAATGTAAAACAACTGAGTGGCAATGGTACCAGCATTGTGGTACAAAAAACAAACGGTGAAGTATGGGGCTGGGGCGATAATTACAATGGTGAGTTGGGGCTGGGTGACAGAACAAAGCGCAAAACGCCGGTGTTACTGCCTACGCCAGGTGTTGGTATTGCAAAAATATTTGCCGGTGGCGCCAGTACTTTTTTGATCGACAACAATGGAAAAATTTGGGGATCGGGCGCTAATGTTCGTGGGCAATTGGGTATAGCTGATCTTAATAATCGCGATACTTTTTCCCGGGTCACTTTTTTCGATTCCAAAACAATTGATGCTGTTATACCTCATAGTGGCGCTGCCAGTTTTAAAGAATCGAATGGTACTGTATGGAATGTGGGCGATAATTTTTATGGCCTCATTGGTAAGGGAACAACTGCTACGATCGCAGATTCCATTCCGGTAAAATTAAACGGTTTTACAGCCGCAACGGTTACCGGCAGCGGTGGCACGGCTTATGCGTTAAAAGGCGACGGCACCCTATGGGCCTGGGGAAGAAATACTTCCGGCACGCTGGGCACTGCGCTCGATACTACTTATATGGCATCTCCTATTCAAATAAAATAA
- a CDS encoding porin family protein yields the protein MHKKIFAMLGISVALLCGTNVNAQWHVGIETGANRNYLTTNTSDMPFFEYQPSYGYSAGVSVRYQFPKLSWFGGIQAVPSFVQKNFRIQRSGFYSDLYEQNTNSYLELPVMAQFRFGGKLRKEQCLYGILNLGGYASYWMSGHVKGRTLSPMDVNNSVSYDEAYTFNAAKDRRFQYGGIAGAGLQYMPNQKYVFSIEGRYTPSFSDMQKAYSEEQTPRYNDTYSILLSVQCQLPVLKHNKRKA from the coding sequence ATGCATAAAAAGATATTTGCCATGCTGGGCATTTCAGTGGCATTGTTGTGTGGGACCAATGTGAATGCGCAATGGCATGTGGGCATTGAAACAGGCGCTAACAGGAATTATCTGACCACCAATACATCTGACATGCCTTTTTTTGAGTACCAGCCTTCTTACGGTTATTCAGCAGGTGTGTCTGTTCGTTACCAGTTCCCAAAGCTTTCCTGGTTTGGGGGCATTCAGGCGGTGCCATCTTTTGTTCAGAAAAATTTCCGCATCCAGCGCAGCGGATTTTATTCCGACCTGTATGAGCAGAATACGAACAGCTACCTGGAACTGCCGGTGATGGCGCAATTCAGGTTTGGTGGAAAACTCAGGAAGGAGCAATGCCTTTATGGTATACTTAACCTGGGCGGCTATGCCAGTTACTGGATGAGTGGCCACGTAAAAGGACGTACCCTGTCGCCAATGGACGTGAACAATTCCGTGTCATATGATGAAGCCTATACGTTCAACGCAGCCAAAGACAGGCGTTTTCAATATGGTGGCATTGCCGGTGCAGGCCTGCAGTACATGCCCAATCAAAAATATGTTTTCTCTATAGAAGGCAGGTACACACCTTCTTTTTCCGATATGCAAAAGGCATATTCAGAAGAACAGACTCCCCGGTACAACGATACCTACAGCATTTTGCTAAGCGTTCAGTGTCAATTGCCGGTATTAAAACATAACAAACGTAAAGCTTAA
- a CDS encoding S41 family peptidase, which translates to MSVTRSLTTYAVVVGMLAGSYSCKREIQKRELLTNYEVNDFSELFKAFWTGMNTQYQFWDKETVNWDSMYRAYKPKFDSLNHVKYSDTTINRCFQYMADMTKGLHDGQYYLTLASGGDYRFEDSLYRSYYTYMPKLLRANRVHANLPDTLFDHIIQNNYLNDFDYGVYKNYTTAQVIQVITGNISKGAKNLAYISINDFLMKESYDANYTARPTRPVIKNFFDKVHKSAVDGLIIDLRNNRGGNLEDIDFFTGQFTDKTVLYGYARHKSGSGRLDYTPALPLNITPQAGATEFKKPIVILADIYSAAVCEMVIQAFKALPNANVKVIGERTYGTAGTVVGNDISTNGGAFYMGSFAMVNISNTALMDKNHEFNFNGIAPDVEVKYNDASIATMKQTGVDIQLEKAIQYLNQ; encoded by the coding sequence ATGTCAGTAACTAGATCATTAACAACATACGCCGTTGTGGTGGGGATGCTTGCAGGATCGTATTCCTGTAAACGCGAGATCCAGAAACGGGAGCTGCTCACCAATTATGAAGTGAACGATTTTTCGGAATTGTTTAAGGCATTCTGGACGGGAATGAATACCCAATATCAGTTCTGGGATAAAGAAACCGTAAACTGGGACAGTATGTACCGGGCTTATAAGCCGAAATTCGATTCGCTGAACCATGTAAAATACTCTGATACAACCATAAACCGGTGTTTTCAGTATATGGCAGATATGACCAAAGGCCTTCATGACGGGCAATATTACCTCACATTGGCGTCGGGTGGCGATTACCGGTTTGAAGACAGCCTGTACAGATCGTATTACACCTATATGCCAAAATTGTTAAGGGCAAACCGCGTCCATGCTAACCTGCCCGATACCCTGTTTGATCACATCATCCAGAACAATTACCTGAACGATTTTGATTATGGGGTATATAAAAATTATACAACTGCACAGGTGATCCAGGTTATAACCGGAAATATTTCGAAAGGCGCTAAGAACCTGGCGTACATAAGTATCAACGATTTTTTGATGAAAGAATCGTACGATGCTAATTATACTGCGCGTCCCACCCGGCCGGTGATCAAAAACTTTTTTGATAAAGTACATAAATCAGCCGTTGACGGGCTTATCATTGACTTGCGCAATAATCGCGGAGGCAACCTGGAGGATATTGATTTTTTTACCGGGCAATTCACTGATAAAACGGTTTTGTACGGCTATGCCAGGCATAAATCGGGAAGTGGCCGGTTAGATTATACACCTGCATTGCCTTTGAATATTACACCACAAGCCGGCGCTACAGAGTTTAAAAAGCCTATAGTGATCCTGGCTGATATTTACTCCGCAGCGGTTTGCGAAATGGTAATACAGGCATTTAAGGCCCTTCCCAATGCTAACGTAAAGGTGATTGGTGAACGCACCTATGGCACTGCAGGAACAGTTGTCGGCAACGATATCAGCACCAATGGTGGTGCTTTCTATATGGGGTCCTTTGCCATGGTCAATATTTCAAATACCGCCCTGATGGACAAGAACCATGAATTCAATTTCAACGGCATTGCTCCTGATGTGGAAGTAAAGTACAACGATGCTTCCATAGCAACCATGAAGCAAACGGGCGTCGATATCCAACTGGAGAAAGCGATCCAGTATCTGAATCAATAG
- a CDS encoding RagB/SusD family nutrient uptake outer membrane protein has translation MRLNKYILFVAAFGMLTACSKKYLDTKATDRIAEDVALTTTDGCWKLLNGVHRILYSGQMGRQDKVGQGTNMMDMDIMGDDITLNSTNDWFLYPYLWLNSHRNPTGAEPYFHYFFYYEIVNNVNLLIDNVKNAKGSDADKNAILGQAYAYRGWAYFQMVQLYGKRYDANDNNTSAGLRIVLHSQEEVKPRSNVQAVYGQINADLDSAIYLLNGYSRANRSHLDKSVAQGFKARVALAQQNWPVAAAMAAAARTGYTLMDSVTYMSGFNDYKNPEWMWGSHQQENQTTYFTSFFAYMSCNFPAQNIISSPRAIQDSVYKLIRATDVRWQLWDSTGSNPAFPVPLDAAGKEVGARIKFMTRKFKVQNPELSIGDVPLMRASEMYLIEAEAYAHLNNTGAARNALYELAKKRDAAYTLSTNTGTQLLDEILLQRRIELWGEGFRFYDLKRLNLPLDRHRHMFLTSYQKDVPAGDIKWQFVIPQSEIDASGGVIQQNPL, from the coding sequence ATGCGACTCAATAAATATATTCTTTTTGTAGCAGCGTTCGGTATGCTGACGGCCTGTAGTAAAAAGTATCTGGATACCAAGGCAACAGACCGGATAGCCGAAGACGTGGCATTGACCACCACCGATGGGTGCTGGAAATTGTTGAACGGGGTGCACCGCATCTTATATTCCGGTCAAATGGGCCGGCAGGACAAGGTAGGGCAGGGCACCAATATGATGGATATGGATATTATGGGTGATGATATTACCCTCAATTCAACCAACGACTGGTTTTTATATCCTTACCTGTGGCTGAATTCGCACCGAAATCCCACTGGCGCTGAGCCGTATTTTCATTATTTCTTCTATTACGAGATCGTCAACAATGTGAACCTGCTGATCGATAATGTAAAAAATGCCAAAGGAAGTGATGCCGATAAGAACGCCATCCTGGGCCAGGCTTATGCCTACCGGGGATGGGCTTATTTTCAAATGGTTCAGTTGTATGGTAAGCGGTATGATGCCAATGACAATAATACCAGCGCCGGGCTTAGAATTGTGCTCCATTCGCAGGAGGAAGTAAAACCCAGGTCAAATGTACAGGCCGTATATGGCCAGATCAATGCAGATCTTGACAGTGCTATCTACTTATTGAATGGATACAGCCGCGCCAACCGGTCGCACCTTGATAAAAGCGTGGCGCAAGGCTTTAAGGCCAGGGTGGCATTGGCGCAACAGAACTGGCCTGTAGCGGCTGCAATGGCAGCAGCAGCCCGCACCGGTTACACGCTCATGGATTCGGTTACCTATATGAGCGGTTTCAATGATTATAAAAACCCGGAATGGATGTGGGGTTCGCACCAGCAGGAGAATCAGACTACCTACTTCACTTCCTTCTTTGCTTATATGTCGTGCAATTTCCCCGCGCAGAACATTATCAGTTCGCCCAGGGCCATCCAGGATTCCGTTTATAAACTGATACGGGCAACCGATGTACGCTGGCAGTTATGGGATTCTACCGGTTCAAACCCGGCTTTCCCCGTACCGTTAGATGCTGCCGGAAAAGAAGTGGGCGCCCGCATAAAGTTCATGACCCGGAAATTTAAAGTGCAGAATCCGGAGTTGAGTATTGGCGATGTGCCCCTGATGCGGGCCAGTGAAATGTATTTGATAGAAGCGGAGGCTTATGCTCACCTGAATAATACAGGCGCAGCCAGGAATGCTTTGTATGAGCTGGCGAAAAAAAGGGATGCTGCCTACACACTCTCTACGAACACAGGAACGCAACTGCTGGATGAGATCTTATTGCAAAGGCGTATAGAGCTATGGGGCGAAGGCTTTCGCTTTTATGATCTGAAAAGGCTGAACCTGCCGTTAGACAGGCACCGTCATATGTTTTTGACATCTTATCAAAAAGATGTACCGGCGGGCGATATAAAATGGCAGTTTGTAATTCCCCAGTCAGAGATCGACGCTTCCGGTGGCGTTATTCAGCAAAATCCTTTATAA